The following proteins come from a genomic window of Gopherus flavomarginatus isolate rGopFla2 chromosome 22, rGopFla2.mat.asm, whole genome shotgun sequence:
- the EVA1B gene encoding protein eva-1 homolog B isoform X1 produces MECREHVALRPGESPSVATMETRKREMELLSNSMAAYAHIRDNPESFGLYFVLGVCFGLVLTLCLLVIRISCQPRTRSLPAKPRRSLRDVSEEDEEEEEEEDTVDNVVTESPLPITEIPLENHSPADGTLTVNVFASAEELERAQRLEERERIIREIWRNGQPDILGTGTVGRVHYY; encoded by the exons ATGGA GTGCCGCGAGCACGTCGCCCTTCGGCCTGGCGAGAGCCCCAGTGTTGCCACCATGGAGACACGCAAGCGTGAGATGGAGCTACTGAGCAACAGCATGGCCGCCTACGCCCACATCCGAG ACAATCCTGAGAGCTTTGGCCTCTATTTTGTCCTGGGCGTCTGCTTCGGCCTGGTGTTAACCCTCTGCTTGCTGGTGATCCGCATCTCCTGCCAGCCACGCACCCGCAGCCTCCCTGCCAAGCCCAGGAGGAGCCTGCGGGATGTCAGCGAGgaagacgaggaggaggaggaggaggaggacacggTTGACAACGTGGTGACGGAGTCCCCGCTGCCCATCACCGAGATCCCCCTGGAGAACCACAGCCCGGCAGATGGCACCTTGACTGTCAACGTCTTTGCCTCGGCGGAGGAGCTAGAGCGGGCGCAGCGGCTGGAGGAACGGGAGCGCATCATCCGGGAGATCTGGCGCAACGGCCAGCCGGACATCCTGGGCACGGGCACCGTGGGCAGAGTGCACTACTACTGA
- the EVA1B gene encoding protein eva-1 homolog B isoform X2, which translates to METRKREMELLSNSMAAYAHIRDNPESFGLYFVLGVCFGLVLTLCLLVIRISCQPRTRSLPAKPRRSLRDVSEEDEEEEEEEDTVDNVVTESPLPITEIPLENHSPADGTLTVNVFASAEELERAQRLEERERIIREIWRNGQPDILGTGTVGRVHYY; encoded by the exons ATGGAGACACGCAAGCGTGAGATGGAGCTACTGAGCAACAGCATGGCCGCCTACGCCCACATCCGAG ACAATCCTGAGAGCTTTGGCCTCTATTTTGTCCTGGGCGTCTGCTTCGGCCTGGTGTTAACCCTCTGCTTGCTGGTGATCCGCATCTCCTGCCAGCCACGCACCCGCAGCCTCCCTGCCAAGCCCAGGAGGAGCCTGCGGGATGTCAGCGAGgaagacgaggaggaggaggaggaggaggacacggTTGACAACGTGGTGACGGAGTCCCCGCTGCCCATCACCGAGATCCCCCTGGAGAACCACAGCCCGGCAGATGGCACCTTGACTGTCAACGTCTTTGCCTCGGCGGAGGAGCTAGAGCGGGCGCAGCGGCTGGAGGAACGGGAGCGCATCATCCGGGAGATCTGGCGCAACGGCCAGCCGGACATCCTGGGCACGGGCACCGTGGGCAGAGTGCACTACTACTGA